Genomic segment of Halostella limicola:
TTCTGAGCGCCGAGGAGGCGGCGACCACCGGGATCGGGTTCGGCGGCGGCGTCATCGCGACGACGGCGCTCGCGCTGGCGCGGTCGCGGTTACGCGGGTAATCGACGTCGGTCGGGCACCCGAGTCTGGGTGTCAGGACCTACCACACTACCCGAACGCCTTTGCCGGATAGCCGAGAAGCGACTACCGCATGCTTCGAACGACGCACGCACGCCGCAGCAACCGCGGGTCCGGTGTGGCCCGCGGCTGGGTTCCGCGATAGCCGTATCGAGGAGCGAGCGCACTGGTTCTGTCGTATCGTCACGAGTAGACGTAGCACGACGACCGCCGCGAACGGGGGTGAGTCCCGTGCGGCGTAGCGAGGCGTACCTCCCCACCAGCCGCGAGGCCGGCGACCACGATCGGGAGGCGGTCGAGATCGCGCACCGCGCCGGACTGGTCGAACGACTGGGAAGCGGCGTGTACGCGTTTGCCCCTGCTGGCGAGCGCGTCCGGCGGAAGGTGATCCGGACGCTCGAGCGCGAGATGGAGGCCATCGGCGGCCAGCGGATCAGCCTGCCCCAGTTGCAGTACCGGTCCGCCTGGGAGCGAAGCGGCCGGTGGGAGAACTTCGAGGACGAGATGTTCACCTTCGAGAACCGCGACGGGGCGGACATGTGTCTCGCGCCCTCCCACGAGGAGGGCGTCGTGGACCTCGTCGACGGCCGTGTGCGGTCGTACGACGACCTCCCCCTCCTGCTCTATCAGGTGGGCGCGAAGCACCGCGACGACCACGCCAGGAACGGCCTGCTCCGGACGAAGGAGTTCACGATGAAGGATGCTTACAGCCTCCACGCGGACCGCGACTCCCTGGCCGAGTGGTACGAGCGCGTCCGCGACGCCTACCGCCGGATCTTCGAGGCGCTCGGCGTCGAGTTCGTCGTGAGCGAGGCCGACGACGGCGTCATGGGCGGCACCGGCTCCGAGGAGTTCGTCGCGCCCGTCGACGAGGGGACCTGCGAACTGTTGCACTGCGGGGCCGCGGGCTGCCGGTACGGTCTCACCGACGAGCACCCCGCGTTCCACGACGCCGCGGCGGGCGACGACTGCCCCGACTGCGGCGGCGCGCTCAAGGCGAGCGAGGGCATCGAGGTCGGCCACGTCTTCCGGCTCGGGACGCGGTACTCCGAGGCGATGGACCTGACGGTCGATCTGGCCGACGGGACGCGGGTACACGTCGAGATGGGGAGTTACGGGATCGGCGTCACGCGGGTGGTCCAGACGCTGATCGAACAGCACGCCGACGCGGACGGCTGTTGGTGGCCCGTCACGGACCAGGGGAGCGTCGCGCCCTTCGCCGCGTCGGTGATCCCCCTGCGCTACGAGGGCGAGGTCCGGGCGGCCGCGGACCGGATCCACGAGGCCCGCGACGACGTCCTCCTGTACGACGGCGACCGGACCATCGGCGAGCGCTTCGCCGAGAGCGACCTGCTCGGGATCCCCACGAAGGTCGTGCTGGGGAACCGCTTCCTGGAGACCGGCGAGGTCGAACTGGAGTCCCGCGACGGCGAGACGCGGTACGTGGACGTCGAGACGGCGCTGGAGACGGTGGGCCGGGAGCGGCGACTGTAGCCCGCCGGCCGACTGTCCGGGGTCAGTCGTCCCGCCGCCCGAACGCGAACAGGCACGTCGGCGTCTGCCCGGCCGCCCGCGGCGAGAGGTGGTCGGTGACCGCGTCGTCGTAAAACGTCAGTCCCGTCCCGCCGAGGTCGCGATGGGCGTACGTCGCGAGGTAGAGCCGCCCGAGCGTCACGCCGGCCTCCAACTGCGCGAGGCGGTAGCCGCGATTTCCGAGGCGGCCGACCAGCTCGTCCACGTCGGCGAGCAGGTAGACGTTGACGTGCGCGTCGCCGGCCCACGACTGGTCCAGCGCGAGGTGGCGCTTCGTCCGGCGGTCCACGCCGCCGAGACGTTCG
This window contains:
- a CDS encoding aminoacyl--tRNA ligase-related protein, which encodes MRRSEAYLPTSREAGDHDREAVEIAHRAGLVERLGSGVYAFAPAGERVRRKVIRTLEREMEAIGGQRISLPQLQYRSAWERSGRWENFEDEMFTFENRDGADMCLAPSHEEGVVDLVDGRVRSYDDLPLLLYQVGAKHRDDHARNGLLRTKEFTMKDAYSLHADRDSLAEWYERVRDAYRRIFEALGVEFVVSEADDGVMGGTGSEEFVAPVDEGTCELLHCGAAGCRYGLTDEHPAFHDAAAGDDCPDCGGALKASEGIEVGHVFRLGTRYSEAMDLTVDLADGTRVHVEMGSYGIGVTRVVQTLIEQHADADGCWWPVTDQGSVAPFAASVIPLRYEGEVRAAADRIHEARDDVLLYDGDRTIGERFAESDLLGIPTKVVLGNRFLETGEVELESRDGETRYVDVETALETVGRERRL